The genome window ATAtcagtgcaataatttgacataaacCTTCTCATTTCCACAGGTGTCAAAATTGTGTTAAGCTACAAACTAATGGCTTCCCACGCATCTGAAAatcttagtgctaaacctgaaaaatttgatgatcaaaactttagaaggtggcagaatcaaatgcggttctggctcactACCTTAGGCTTGATCTCCGCCATTGGTGGGTCTAACCCATCTGCTTCACGACCTTCTACTCGCAACAACCCAAACCTTGCTCCTTCTGATGATGCATCCTCCACTAGGACTCCAGAAGAAACCAACTACCACTGTCTTCATAGAATTCTAGGAGCCCTTTCTGATaggctttatgatatttattatataGCTAAGAGTGCCAAAGATCTCTGGGATACcttagaaaataaatatggacttGATGATGCCGGGGTAAAGAGATTCAAAGCTTCTGACTTTAGCAAGTTTAAATTTGTTGATTCCAAATCTATGAATGATCAAATCCATGAATATGAAACATTGATTCTTCAACTCCAGGCAAATGGAACCCACTTAGATGAGTCTTTCCAAGTTGCCTGTATTATAGACAAACTTTCCTCTACCTGGTCAGACTTTGCCAAGACTTTGAGCCACACCCAAGGTGATCTGTCTCTAACCCAAGTCCTAAATTCTATTAGGATTGAAGAACAACATCGCCTTAGAGAAAAATCTCACTCCTCCAATCCTTTGCCCAAAGTCAACAATGTTGAATCCAAGCCCAAATCCAAAAATCAGAATCGTTTTTTCCGTCCCAACCACAACAAGTCCTTCAAGAAGAAATCATTCAACCATAGGAACTCCTTTCAGCCCAACAACAGAAAACCCAACTTCTCTCAGAaccagaagaaagagaaagaaggagaatctGTTCGTTGCTGTTTTGTctgtggtcggaccaaccataTAGCCAACCAATGCTTCTACAAGATCACTACTCCTCGTCAACCTAGAAGTAAGGGTCCTACCACTTCTGGTGCCCAGGCCAACATGGTGACATGTGGGGCTAACTCCTTTGAGACTGCTAtcaggtctgtttccttcatacctgaagttaacatgacaCAATTAGCACTTGActggtggattgataccggagctaGTATACATGTTTGATCTGATCGCTCCTGGTTTTCATCTTATCAGATCTCATGTAGAGGAACTGTGACTATGGGTAATAATGCTGTGGCGCGCGTGCTTGGAGCGGGACGAGTGGATCTGACACTTACCTCTGGAAGATCCTTACTCTGCAAGGCGTGCACCACGTTCCAGACATCCGTAGAAATCTAGTTAGTGGAtccttgcttgtccagcaaggaTACCGAATTGTTTTTGAATCAAATAAAGTTGTTGTAACCCATTGTGTCTCTTTCATCGGAAAAGATTTTCTTTGTGATGGATTGTTTAAACTCAATGTAATTATTCCATCTATGAATGAAAATTCTATTGTTCTTCATATTGACTCTCCTGTTGTCTGGCATAGTAGGCTGGGACATGTAAACTATAGTTCAATTAAAAGATTAATGCACTTGAATTTAATCCCAAAATCAGAAATTAAGAATAATGATAAATGTGAGATATGTGTAGAGGCCAAATTACCTAAAAAACCCTTTCACTCTGTAAGTAGAGATTCTGATCtccttgaactcatacatagtgaTGTATGTGACTCAGGGAGAACCTCAaggggtggaaacaaatattttgtaactttcatagaTGACCTTTCTAGATACTGTCACCTCTATCTtatcaaagctaaaaatgaggtcttaaataaattcaaagtcTATAAAACAGAGGCTGAAAACTAActagataaaaagattaaaatcttAAGGTCTGATAGAGGAGGTGAATATACCTCTTTTGAGCTGACCCAGTTCTGTGAAGAACATGGGATAATTCATGAAGTGACAGCTCCTTATTCACCCCAATCTAATGGAGTagctgagagaaagaatagaaccttaatggatatggttaactctATGTTAATTAGTTCAGGTGCACCAGAAAATCTTTGGAGGGAAGCACTAGTAACTGCATCTTATATCTTGAATAGAATTCCATTCAAACATAATGATAAAACTCCATATGAAAtctggaaacatagaaaacctaacttaaaatatttaaaagtgtgggggtgcttagctaaagtaaaaattccagaaaataaaagaaagaaaattggacccaaaacaatagatgcaatatttataggatatgcaattgagagtaatgctaatagatttttagtgtttaactctcaaataaatgaaattaataacaacactataatggaagcaagagatgcaatctactttgaaagtatatttccttttaaaacaaggataaatGATCAAATAAATACCAATAATAACTTAGGGACTAGTTCTAGCAGAACCAGatttagagaagaagaagaagaaactgaacctagaagaagtaaaagaactagagttgaaaagaactttggagaagactactacatattcctaatagaagactctcctACTTCTTTAGAGGATGCCTTGAAATCTCTAGATGCCCCCTTCTAGAAAGAAGCAATAGATAATGAAAGGCAATCTATAATCCAAAACCATACTTGGGAATTGGCAGACCTACCCCCAGGGAagaaacccatagggtgtaaatggatctttaagaagaaacttaggccagATGGAACTGTAGACAAATATAAGGCTAGGTTAGTAGCCAAAGGTTTTACTCAAAAATCTGGGATTgacttctttgatgtttatgcctCTGTAGCTAGAATCACTACTATTAGGATTCTTGTTGCCTTGGCTTCCATTCATAAGCTGGTtatacatcaaatggatgttaaaactgctTTCTTGAATGGGGACCTAGATGAAGAGATCTACATGAACCAACCCGAAGGTTTCATTGTCCCAGGTCAAGAGAAAAAGGTATGTAGGTTGattagatctctttatggtctaaaataaGCCCCCAAACAATGGCAccttaaatttgatgaaataattctaactaatggatttaaaattaataacacagatgaatgtgtatattataaaaagaagaataacaaaattataattttatgtttatatgtagatgatatcctaatttttggatcagacttagaaattattaatgaagtaaaacaatttttatctctaaaattTGACATGAAAGATTTAGGACAAGCAGACCTAATCCTTAATACTAAAATCATAAGGAATGAAAATGGAATAACTTTGTCCCAAAGCCACTATGTggagaaaattcttaaaaagtcatttattatgattttccaataaaaaccttaatcccgtttgagggcttctctttactctatttgtttatattgtcatatctgcttgtttaagaagctttgatttgtttttattctttgttttaatatcttgtaacttgattcaatcaagggattgaatcaaggggttaaaggtttgttggtgagccaaagggaaaaccaacggtgtaaggtttgttggtgagccaaaggaaaaaccaacgggattaaggtttgttggtgagccaaaggaaaaaccaacggggtttaggtttgttggtgagccgagggtaaaaccaacgtgtaagggtttgattgtgatcccgggaaaacaatcggagtggttctagtcggtgagcctgggaaaaccgaccgagttcgttgtgacctcgtaaaacaacaagttgggttgtgagcttgtaaaacaaccggctgtaatcggtaggattatagtgaaattcccaagaggtcttggggagtggatgtaggtgctggggtgcaccgaaccactatatgtcctttatgtttgtaatgcctctagttattgtctaactaacacacttacttacttagataaattgcttgcttaattcttatctgcacatcctttagttgcaagcatatttaatcaagtcgaagtctatacatcaaacccttgctaagtttaactttcactgtgcatctatacaacttag of Phoenix dactylifera cultivar Barhee BC4 unplaced genomic scaffold, palm_55x_up_171113_PBpolish2nd_filt_p 000821F, whole genome shotgun sequence contains these proteins:
- the LOC120107303 gene encoding uncharacterized protein LOC120107303, whose product is MRFWLTTLGLISAIGGSNPSASRPSTRNNPNLAPSDDASSTRTPEETNYHCLHRILGALSDRLYDIYYIAKSAKDLWDTLENKYGLDDAGVKRFKASDFSKFKFVDSKSMNDQIHEYETLILQLQANGTHLDESFQVACIIDKLSSTWSDFAKTLSHTQGDLSLTQVLNSIRIEEQHRLREKSHSSNPLPKVNNVESKPKSKNQNRFFRPNHNKSFKKKSFNHRNSFQPNNRKPNFSQNQKKEKEGESVRCCFVCGRTNHIANQCFYKITTPRQPRSKGPTTSGAQANMVTCGANSFETAIRSVSFIPEVNMTQLALDWWIDTGASIHV